The Phaeocystidibacter marisrubri DNA segment TCTTCCGCATTACTGCTCTTGAACCTATAAAATTCCCGATAAGCATGATGTTTAGACAGAAAATCACCCGCCGACTTTTGGGTGTTATGGGCATTGCAGTGCTCCTCATCGGACTTTCTGCTTGGAAGTTAGATTACTTCGAAATCAACAAGCAACTGGATATCTTCACCAACCTCTTCCGCGAAGTGAACCTTTACTACGTGGATGAAACGGAGCCAGACGCACTGATGGAAGATGCGATCAATGACATGTTGAAGGAGCTAGATCCATACACCGTTTACATTCCCGAAGATGACGTTGAAAATTTCCGCATCCAACAAACAGGGCAATACGGAGGCATTGGCTCTACCATTCGCACCATTGGAGATTATGTGGCCATCGATCAACCTTACAAAGGGTATGCAGCGGATAAAGCCGGATTAAAATCGGGCGACCTCATCATTTCTGTAGATGGAAAAAGCATGAAGGGCGCCACTCCATCGGACATGAGCAACCTGCTAAAAGGCTCTCCTGGAAGTGTGGTTAAACTGGAAATTGAACGCTACGGAGAGCGCCAGATGGTAGAATTGAAACGAGAAGAAATTCAAGTAAAATCGGTTCCGTACTATGGAATGATCGACGATGTAACGGGTTACGTTGTATTGCGCAGTTTCACCGACAAAGCAAGTCCAGAAATAAAGGCAGCCATTACCGACCTCAAGAGAAATCACGGAATGAAATCACTTGTTCTTGATCTTCGAGGCAACCCTGGAGGACTTTTAAGCGAAGCTATAAACGTGGCTAACTTATTCATCCCTAAAAATACCGAAGTGGTAAGCACCCGTGGTCGTCTGCCTGAATTGGATCAAGTGTACCGCACATTGAACGATCCATTTGACACAGAAATGCCACTTACCGTTCTCATCGATAGAGGCTCCGCTTCCGCCTCTGAAATTGTAGCCGGCACCATTCAAGATCTCGATCGTGGGATTGTGATTGGTCAGCGTTCTTTCGGCAAGGGGCTGGTTCAACAAAGCCGTCCACTCAGCTATGGCGCTCAAGTGAAGATCACTATTGCAAAGTATTACACCCCTTCGGGCAGATGTATTCAGGCCATCAACTACGCAGAAAGGAATGAAGATGGTTCGGTTGCTCGTATTCCAGACAGTCTGAGAACAGCCTTCGAAACGGCTAATGGAAGAACCGTACTCGACGGAGGTGGTATTGATCCAGATGTAGCGGTTGACCCAGACAAAGTGAGCGGTGTTCTCTATTCACTTGTAGTAAAAGGCCTTTTGTTCGAGTACGCCACCAAGTACGTCCAATCTCACCCGCAATTGCCTTCCCCTTCTGAATTCGCACTTACCAAAGGAGAGTACGACGACTTTCTCCACTTCTTGAGCGATAAGGAGTATCACTATGTAACGGAAACGGAAAAAGTGATAGAGCGACTAGAAAAAGCTGCTGAAAGAGAGGGATACAACGAGGCATTGAATAGCGAAATCGCTTCGCTAAAGGCCGCCTATGAAGACCGCAAGGAAGACGACATTGAAGTGTACAAAACACAGATCAGACAGCTTCTTGAGCGCGAAATTATCGGTAGATATTACTACGAAGAAGGCGAAATTGAATTCATGCTGAGAAATGATCCAGAGATCGAAGAAGCATTGATGGTATTACGTGATAGAGCAAAATATGACCAACTCCTTTCTCCACAGAATTAAGAGTTGGCGCACAAACACAAAGCTGCGAGAACGTTCTACGGAATTCGTTCTCTCAGCTTTTGTCGTTTTGCTTCCCTTCCAATGGAAGTTCCCCCCTATCTCCTTGATGATTATGCTACTAGGCGTAGTCTTCCTGTTTTTCATAGATAGGGATTACCTCAAAAACATTCGTTCAAACCTCTACTTCAAGCTCATCCTCGCTTACTACGCATGGGTGGCCATCGGACTCACCTACACCGATTTCCCAAAAGAAGGTGGCGCCGATCTTCAAGTCCAAATCTCACTTTTAGCTTGGCCACTTGGACTGGCTGCTCTCAATGTAGTGAACCAGAAAATGATCGATCGATTGACTATGCTCTTTGTAAGAGCTATGGGTGTATCGGTTGTACTCTGCCTCATGCTTGCCACTTTTGCTTATTTGGAAGATGGCAACTCTTCTCATTTCTTTTACAAAAACTTGTCGGCATGGCCCTTGGTTCCCCAACACTACATGGGCATGTATGTAAGTTTTGCAATCATCATCCTCATCTTCCGTTGGTTCTTCAAACGAAAATCCTTCAGAACCATAGAACACATTGAGCTCTACATTCTGATCGCATTATTCCTGCTCACGCAAGGGCTTCTTTCGGTTCGAAATCAGTTTATCGCTTTTCCTCTAGCCATTTTACCTTTACTGCTCACCGCAAAGCGGAAACACCTCCTCACCAGAAGGGGCATTCTCAAAGGATTGGGAATTGGAGCGGTTCTTTTGGCCGTCATTGCCATTCTTCCGGGTACGCAAAGACGGATCATTGAGACGTATCACGAATTGCGCAGCATCAACCATGTGGTGGATAAAAAGCAAACCAATCACCGCATTTACCTATGGAAATATGCCAGCGAAACCATCGGCGAAAACTGGCTATTGGGAACGGGAACAGGCGGAGGCAATGCAGCCCTTCGAGAAAACCTGAAAGACTGTGACGCCAAGTATTGGGATGGAAGCAACGTCTACTACCTCTATCAAAAGGAATACAATGCCCACAATGTATTCCTACAGGCTTGGATGACACATGGCATCATTGGGTTCCTTCTAATTGTGGCTATTCTATTTATTCCACTGGTTCGCGCCACAAAACGCGGAGACATCTTAACGTCGGGATTTATTATACTGGCTACCGTAAGTTTCTTGACGGAATCTATGCTAGAAAGACAGGCTGGCGTAATGTGGTTTGCCGTATTCTATGCCCTCTTAGTGGTTGCCCAAAGAAATGAGGTAACACTGGCGAATAAGAACACACCGGCAAACCTGTCGAAGTAAGATTCGCTCATCATCACCACTCCAAAATAGAGGAGCCAAAGCACCAGCAGCATATCCACAGACTTCCACGCCTTCCACAAGGGACGTACAAAGAGGAGCAACAATAGCAGTAATCCTATCGGTCCCAATGTCATCAGTGTTTGGATGTAATCGTTATGCGTGTTGTAGTTACGCTCTAGTCCGAACGTATATCCCGTTTCTTCGAAATAGGCATTTAACTCTTGGTGCATATCACCCGATCCAACGCCCAAAATGGGATTTCGTTTGTAAACTTCAATTCCACTCAGCCATACATACGTTCTGGCTACGCTGGTTGGAGCGGCATCGTCTTCAGGAAGCGCCAACTCGCTTTCAATTCCATCCGGATTAAAACGATTGGGAACTGCATTGGTAATCAACATCAGGAGAGGAATCGCGATACCAACCACAGAACCGAACAAAACTCTGTTCTGCTTTTTCAAGATGGCGTACAATAATGCTAGGGCGTAAACTCCCATCATTGCAACGATATTCATG contains these protein-coding regions:
- a CDS encoding S41 family peptidase is translated as MMFRQKITRRLLGVMGIAVLLIGLSAWKLDYFEINKQLDIFTNLFREVNLYYVDETEPDALMEDAINDMLKELDPYTVYIPEDDVENFRIQQTGQYGGIGSTIRTIGDYVAIDQPYKGYAADKAGLKSGDLIISVDGKSMKGATPSDMSNLLKGSPGSVVKLEIERYGERQMVELKREEIQVKSVPYYGMIDDVTGYVVLRSFTDKASPEIKAAITDLKRNHGMKSLVLDLRGNPGGLLSEAINVANLFIPKNTEVVSTRGRLPELDQVYRTLNDPFDTEMPLTVLIDRGSASASEIVAGTIQDLDRGIVIGQRSFGKGLVQQSRPLSYGAQVKITIAKYYTPSGRCIQAINYAERNEDGSVARIPDSLRTAFETANGRTVLDGGGIDPDVAVDPDKVSGVLYSLVVKGLLFEYATKYVQSHPQLPSPSEFALTKGEYDDFLHFLSDKEYHYVTETEKVIERLEKAAEREGYNEALNSEIASLKAAYEDRKEDDIEVYKTQIRQLLEREIIGRYYYEEGEIEFMLRNDPEIEEALMVLRDRAKYDQLLSPQN
- a CDS encoding O-antigen ligase family protein, producing the protein MIMLLGVVFLFFIDRDYLKNIRSNLYFKLILAYYAWVAIGLTYTDFPKEGGADLQVQISLLAWPLGLAALNVVNQKMIDRLTMLFVRAMGVSVVLCLMLATFAYLEDGNSSHFFYKNLSAWPLVPQHYMGMYVSFAIIILIFRWFFKRKSFRTIEHIELYILIALFLLTQGLLSVRNQFIAFPLAILPLLLTAKRKHLLTRRGILKGLGIGAVLLAVIAILPGTQRRIIETYHELRSINHVVDKKQTNHRIYLWKYASETIGENWLLGTGTGGGNAALRENLKDCDAKYWDGSNVYYLYQKEYNAHNVFLQAWMTHGIIGFLLIVAILFIPLVRATKRGDILTSGFIILATVSFLTESMLERQAGVMWFAVFYALLVVAQRNEVTLANKNTPANLSK
- a CDS encoding O-antigen ligase family protein, whose translation is MKKALEILCGLMLVVFPIWGPGASFFMILSGLLSVYILIQNRSAFDWKLWMPFVAYIAIYAFGILWSDNVDLGIAAVRVRLGMIVLPLIAMAAVHVGISRRGLWSATALGFLVSMVFMGVDVVSHVLDGESFRDSIDGSQLCLPYAHRAYFMNYLMVVLLGWLFVYKEMPKWYSWLFYSFVIAVFWTLQGRMNIVAMMGVYALALLYAILKKQNRVLFGSVVGIAIPLLMLITNAVPNRFNPDGIESELALPEDDAAPTSVARTYVWLSGIEVYKRNPILGVGSGDMHQELNAYFEETGYTFGLERNYNTHNDYIQTLMTLGPIGLLLLLLLFVRPLWKAWKSVDMLLVLWLLYFGVVMMSESYFDRFAGVFLFASVTSFLWATTKRA